A region of the Cottoperca gobio chromosome 22, fCotGob3.1, whole genome shotgun sequence genome:
GCATCAAacatcattgatgtaaacatGGAGTCACTTCCTGTCCGGTGCGGCAGCTTCATACGGCATGCCACTATGAAGCCAGGTCTCTGTCAAGATGTGGACACAACATCTTAGTCTCTCCCATCGGGGATGCATGGAGAGACGCAAGGAAACCataggaaagagaggaaacaaggaactGTGTTGTTAGAGAAATGAGACGTTCTTTTGAAGCGTCACAAGAAGCGACGTCCGTTTCCGATGTCAGCGAtcacagctgatcagctgtcaGTCGACTTTAACAGCTGTAGAGACTTTTGACCGACAGTTTTTATTAGGCTTAATGTTTCAGGGACAATTCGTAATTCATATCAAACCCGATGCTCAGCAATAATAagcctcacatgtgactgaatggagataatgatacatttaaatgcaagtgCAAAAAATGTTTCTTGCCGACAGAGACTCTTCGACTCTttctaaatgtaattgtatcctaataaaagaaaacaattccAATATCAACCTTTAAACTTATGCACTTGAGTTGatctgttctctgtgtttactgtggtaTGAAACTGCAGTTGAGATGTATCGATCAGTCCGATCAGCTGCAGCGTCCGATCAATAACTGATATCCAGTCAGGGGGCGTGTCGGCTGGTAAAAGACTTCTGTGAAGGATGCTCTCGTGTATCCTCGCTCGTCAGAGATCGCTCCTCACTCCTCCAAGCAGAAATAAGAGCTTTGAGACGGTCTTCAAGATGGCGCACCAGAACAAGGCTCAAGCGAGACTTGGGCTGTACCCTTTGTTACCTTAGCTCCCATcccgtctctctcccttcccaGGGCAGTCACTCCGCATTCGCTGGCGTTTTGTCCAGCAGTTCTGGCTGGAAGATGCTGTGGACAGTGATTGTCTCAAGGTCTGCTGCACTTAATCCACTCCCTGCCCTTCCttgtgtgtatctctgtcataGTCCATACTTACTCCAGTAACAAAGAcgcaaaagcaacaaaaatgtagcaaaGTTCATGAGAGCAAAACTTATGAAgattaattatgtaattaatgATCTACACGCTGAAATTAAAGTCTTATTATTATGTgaagaataataaaagaaaataaagtgtgaTGGCTGAGAAAAGACTTAAGGGAGAGAGTTTAAATCTGgatgtgcatgtaaacatgttctctTATATGCATTTAGAAAACTTGTCATCAACATTATGCATGACATGTattgacatacagtacagctgtGCAGCTGGAGGCTGTCACCCACAGTGTGTGTTGAGGAGGACAGGACCCTGTTGTTACCTCTTTACTGGACCAACACTATTGATGGATATATAAACGCTCAATATATTCTACACGCTGATAAAGAGGACTGAGAAGACCCACTGGCACATTGAGCTACTCAGAGCTGTATCTGTCCCTGTTTAACTGGATTTATACCAATtgaacaaacacaaatcaaagtttatgattttttttaattaagaaaatcAGTTTCATCTGTGTTTatatcattgttttgttttcttaagaTCAGTTTAGTTCAGTTTTCTTTATTGTCCCACTAGGGGACATTTGACTTGCAGCAGagcacaaataaacaacaacagaaaacacactaTAATACAAcgataaaagaaaaatctttaGAAATATCTGTTTTTGTAGGCTTGGATAAGATAAAGAGGTGCAAGGTAACATATAccttttgtgtctttcttgCATTGATGTGGATGGAAGATCTCCACCTGCCTCTGTGCATTGTGGACCCATGTTTAGAGACACTGGCTTCTAtaaaattatactttttacCATGTAAAATACACTATTTTCTCAGGATAGCAACCCCTGGAAGGGCTGCTGGACGTATGACATTTGAGGGACAGATTAAGATGTATATTTATGCATTGtctttaaaatgaatttgttgCAATGGTGCACTTGTTAAAGggcttgtttgtattttaaatttgTCCCCACTCTCTACTCAAACActgctttctctccctctatgAATCCAAGCAGCGTTACACTCCCACTTAATTGACTTTGCATATAGAGGCCTCTCTAAACTGGGATAATAATTTCAAGTTAAACCTCTAAACTTTGCATAGGGAAATCAAGTGCAAATCCTAGAAGGGGGCCAgacctacatttcccataatgcaactggtAGCATATTTTTGTGAGACGTTCCCGGCCCGGCTAACACTCAGGAGCAGGCTCTACACACTACTTAAGTACCAACATATAGAAGCAGTTCACTGTTACAACATCAACAGAGGAGCAAAGCTTCATCCATTAGTGACATTTCGGCGGGTTTGTCGCCACAACCCTGCAATGTGTCGTCAACCGTCTGCTGCCTAACCCACGCCGCTCCTCTAATTCCCAACAAGCTGATTTCCGTCCAAGATTATTTAACCGAGGACCtgcattgtttattttgttatataagTCAATAatcttttccctctcctctaTTCCCCAGATTTAGCTAATCTGCCTAATTACAAATTAGCATTCTCTACATAGAAGACCCACATCTCAGAGTTAAGACCTAGGCTTCCAGGGGACGCTGAATCAGCTGGCTATGGCTGATGCTGTGTCTCCAAAGCACCAGTGAGTCAGTCAGAAATGCAGGAGCTTCATTCTTATATTCTGTAGGGGTCATGATCATTACTATACATATTGCTTTAACTGGTTGACCAGATTACGAAAAACTACACGAAGCAGAAACTGAACTATCATGTTGTCATTCACCTTCTTTTGAGACATGTGTGCATCGCGTTAGCTCACTAATGTTTGAATGGAAACAAAACAtatcattattgattcatctcttcactatatattttttttttattcatacaatGTCAAAAAATTCAGGAAATGTCCCATCAAAATGTTCCAGAGCCCAAAGAACAAGGCTGGATTACTACCCAGGTGAGGCAGGTACCTGAGGGTCCCAGACTCCAGTCAGGCACCACATTGTATCTTTTCGTTTGTGGCAATATAATTAACTGCTGTAGGAtataaaggaagaaaaaaactcaTCTGGCTCCTACAAGGGCCtctaaatcaaaatcaaatgaaGAAGATGTACCTTGTTGACAGCCAGGTGCAGTGACTGTGTGCAGTCTTGTCCTCCCTTTGAGGACGCCATGTTGTGGACACTTGTGCCTATAAtgacaactatatatatatcaaaccTGCTCATCAACAATAAAGCACAGAATtgttgtgtgtataaatgtactTGGTGCATAttcctaaataaatgttttcacttcaaACAGTATTTAATACCTGGGCCCTAGCGGGTTAATTTAGCTAATGTGACAGCTTCACATTATTTGTTTAGTTTAACCAACAGTCTATAACAAACTTATTTCAGCATTGAAATCAATACATTTCTTCAGTGATCATGAACTGCAACAGATGTCCAGTATCATGGTAAGAGGGTACATTATGTCTCATGGAATTTAAGTGCGATTATTTTAAGTTTACCTTAATGGATAAATAAATGCTAGGACAAACTGCCAAGAAAAAAACGTGACAATCATGTTTAAAGAGGCCGTCCGGAGTTAGAATGTGTTCCAGCAGAAACAAGTTCTTCCATCTTCTTGCCCTCCAATCCAGAGTCGAGGGCAGCGGGGCAAGAAATAAACAGATTTGAAAAAGCAATCAACAGtgtccccccccacccccaaaccCCTCCAACTGATTTGCATCTGATCCCCagatcatgttttatttatcagtaATCACAACCAATCAGGGAAGAAATTAATCAATGAAGGCGCAAGGTAGGAGTGATATCCGCCATCTGGGGGTCGCGCTGATCCCTCCACCCCctggcaggcacacacacacacacacacacacacacacacacacacacacacacacacacacacacccatcccgagcatgtacacattcacattcaagGTCCAACACAGAtagatacacacatgtatgcacatacacacattggcAGGGAGCAGCAAATACATGCggtgagaaaaacacacactcacacatgcgtTGACACACAGGGCTCGACAACGATAAAACCcaacattatacacacacacacactgaagttcCCTTTCCGCTGGCTTGTTATAGGCCCATATTTAGGTGActgatatttttctctccccctaCCAATGAGCTCCAAGCAAGTCCATATGGCCCGGATCAAAGGTGTTGCTGGGTGCATGCTTCTGCTTTATTGCCAGCCGCTGCTGTTAATTAGGAAACAAGATCACAGGCAGTATTAAAATCCAATTAAATTGATATGAACAGATTGCCAAGTGATGTTCGCTAATGTATAATTGAGCACCATGCAAATTTCTCTGGctgccttttgttttgtcttgtctcTGCCTCTATCTCACCGGCCCACAATGAGCAACTGAGCTTGAaacttttcctctttctgtcatCGCCGACTGAGAGATAAACAAGTTAATGCCCTGAGATGGGGGTATGGTTTTAATCAGTTAAAGTGATATCCTTCCCATCATACACCTGGGGGGCAGTGGGGGCCAAACACTGTCGTGGGAGTCAGACCAAGCCTGTCTGGACATGTACCcttgagaaatgtgtgtgtcgtCATACCCATACTAGTACATTTGTATTGCAATAAGataaattatgtatatatatatatatatatatatatatatatatttgacaaatatgtatatatgtagagCTATACTTTAGTACAATGGTTGCCAACCTGGGGGTCAGGACCCTCACAAGGGGTCACAAAAATAATACAAGGGCTCCCGAGAGAGTGCAGTGATATTGActgtaaaacataaatactaTGTTGACGTAGCCATTATTAATGACGTATACCTACGCTGCCCGTTGCCTCTGCAAGCTGCCCGTTGCCTCTGCCCGTTGCCTCTGCCCAttgcctctgcacgctgcctctgcacgctgcctcTACACGCTGCCCGTTGCCTCTGCCTGTTGCCTCTGCACGCTGCACGTTGCCTCTGCACGGTGCCTCTCCACGTTGCCTCTGCACACTGCCTCTGCATgctgcctctgcacgctgcctctgcacgctgcctctgcacgctgcccgttgcctctgcacgttgcctctgcacgctgcctctacacgctgcctctgcacgctgccCGTTGCCTCTGCACGTTACCCCTGCATGCTGCCCGttgcctctgcacgctgcctGTTGCCTCTGCACACTGCACGTTGCCTCTGCCCATTGCCTCTGCACGCTGCTTCTGCACGTTGCACGTTGCCTCTGTACGttgcctctgcacgctgccCGTTGCCTCTGCACTATGCACGTTGCCTCTACCCGTTGCTTCTGCACGTTGCCTCTACACGCTGCCTCTGCATGCTGCCTCTACATGCTGCCCGTTGCCTCTGCCTGTTGCCACTGCCCGTTGCCTCTGCACGTTGCATGTTGCCTCTGCAGGGTGCCTCTGCACGCTGCCCGTTGCCTCTGCCCGTTGCCTCTGCCCGTTGCCTCTGCACGTTGCCTCTGCACGCTACCCGTTGCCTCTGCCCGttgcctctgcacgctgcctGTTGCCTCTGCACGttgcctctgcacgctgcctcTGCACGGTGCCTCTCCACActgcctctgcacgctgcctctgcacgctgcctctgcacgctgcctctgcacgctgccCGTTGCCTCTGCCCGTTGCCTCTGCACGTTGCCTCTGCATGCTGCCTCTACATGCTGCCCGTTGCCTCTGCCTGTTGCCACTGCCCGTTGCCTCTGCACGTTGCATGTTGCCTCTGCAGGGTGCCTCTGCACGCTGCCCGTTGCCTCTGCCCGTTGCCTCTGCACGTTGCCTCTGCACGCTACCCGTTGCCTCTGCCCGttgcctctgcacgctgcctGTTGCCTCTGCACGttgcctctgcacgctgcctcTGCACGGTGCCTCTCCACActgcctctgcacgctgcctctgcacgctgcctctgcacgctgcccgttgcctctgcccgttgcctctgcacgttgcctctgcacgctgcctcTGCACGCTACCCGTTGCCTCTGCTCGTTGCCTCTGCACACTGCCCGTTGCCTCTGCACGTTGCCTCTGCATGTTGCCTCTGCACGCTACCCGTTGCCTCTGCATGCTGCCTCTGCATGCTGCCTCTGCACActgcctctgcacgctgcctcTGCACGCTACCCGTTGCCTCTGGTCGTTGCCTCTGCACGCTGCATGTTGCCTCTGCAGGGTGCCTCTGCACGCTGCCCGTTGCCTCTGCACGTTGCCTCTGCATGTTGCCTCTGCACGCTACCCGttgcctctgcacgctgcctctgcacgctgcctcTGCACGCTACCCGTTGCCTCTGCTCGTTGCCTCTGCACGCTGCACGTTGCCTCTGCACGGTGCCTCTCCACGTTGCCTCTGCACACTGCCTCTGCATgctgcctctgcacgctgcctctgcacactgcctctgcacgctgcctctgcacgctgcctctgcacgctgcctcTGCACGCTCCCGGGAGAGTGCAGTGATATTGActgtaaaacataaatactaTGTTGACGTAGCCATTATTAATGACGTATACCTACgctgcctctgcacgctgcctctgcacgctgcATGTTGCCTCTGCACGGTGCCTCTCCACGTTGCCTCTACACgctgcctctgcacgctgccCGTTGCTTCTGCACACTGCACGTTGCCTCTGCCCATTTCCTCTGCACGTTGCCTCTACACGCTGCCTCTGCACCCTGCCCGTTGCCTCTGCCCGTTGCCTCCGCACGCTGCATGttgcctctgcacgctgcctcCGCACGCTGCCCGTTGCCTTTGCACGTTGCCTCTGCACGTTGCCTCTGCACGTTGCCTCTGCACActgcctctgcacgctgccCGTTGCCTCTGTATGTTGCCTCTGCATGCTACCCGTTGCTTCTGCCCGttgcctctgcacgctgccCGTTGCCTCTGCACACTGCACATTGCTTCTGCCCGCTGCCTCTGCACGTTGCCTCTACACTCTGCCTCTGCATGCTGCCTCTGCATGCTGCCCGTTGCCTCTGCTCGTTGCCTCTGCACGCTGCATGTTGCCTCTGCAGGGTGCCTCTGCACGCTGCCCGTTGCCTCTGCCCGTTGCCTCTGCACGTTGCCTCTGCATGTTGCCTCTGCACGCTACCCGTTGCCTCTGCATGCTGCCTCTGCATgctgcctctgcacgctgcctctgcacgctgcctcTGCACGCTACCCGTTGCCTCTGCTCGTTGCCTCTGCACACTGCCCGTTGCCTCTGCATGTTGCCTCTGCATGCTACCCGTTGCCTCTGCATgctgcctctgcacgctgcctctgcacgctgcctctgcacgctgccCGTTGCCTCTGCACGTTGCCTCTGCACGCTACCCGTTGCCTCTGCCCGTTGCCTCTGCATgctgcctctgcacgctgcctcTGCATGCTGCCTCTGCATgctgcctctgcacgctgcctctgcacgctgcctcTGCACGCTACCCGTTGCCTCTGCTCGTTGCCTCTGCACACTGCCCGTTGCCTCTGCACGTTGCCTCTGCATGTTGCCTCTGCACGCTACCCGTTGCCTCTGCATgctgcctctgcacgctgcctctgcacgctgcctcTGCACGCTACCCGTTGCCTCTGGTCGTTGCCTCTGCACGCTACCCGTTGCCTCTGCCCGTTGCCTCTGCATgctgcctctgcacgctgcctctgcccgttgcctctgcatgctgcctctgcacgctgcctcTGCACGCTACCCGTTGCCTCTGCCCGttgcctctgcacgctgccCGTTGCCTCTGCACGCTGCACGTTGCCTCTGCATGCTGCCCGTTGCCTCTGCACACTGCACGTTTCCTCTGCACATTGCCTCTGCACGTTGCCTCTACACGCTGCCTCTGCATGCTGCCTCTGCAGGCTGCCTCTGCAGGCTGCCTCTGCAGGCTGCCCGTTTGCCTCTGCCCGTTGCCTCTGCACGCTGCATGttgcctctgcacgctgcctTCGCACGCTGCCCGTTGCCTTTGCACGTTGCCTCTGCACGttgcctctgcacgctgcctctgcacgctgcctcTGTACGCTGCCTCTGCACGCCACCTTAAATCAATGAAGTGACATAATATGGCAATTCAGTCACATTACAGGCCAGGATGAGTTTCTCATAcgttcaaaaaaaaaaaaataataataataataataataatgttttatttatacaacacatatttatatttcaatatttaagaAGTACTTTATTAATCTCTTATAGGGGAGACTTTGACTCTCTGTTATTAATCATTACACACATAGGcccaaaacacacatgcacacatacagcgCGTACAGACATGCAGCAGTTGTGCAGAGATGTCAGAGTGATGCTGACACGTAGCCGGCGCTCCAAGCACTCAGTGATTTGGTGCCTTGTTTAAGGGAACAGCGCCCCGGAGGTGACCTGGCACCTCTCCAGCTACCAGTCCAAACTCTATTTGGTGCTGGACTTCATCTGCTTTCAAAGCCAAGTCCCTGCAGACTCAGCTCCTGCCATCTCAGACCTCAGAGTTCTTAGTCCTGGGTCTCCACTGACCCTAGAATTGCCCCTGGAAGGCACACATTTTTTTAGGcctcaaaatattatttaagtaaaacaagTGCAAAATTACTCTTTGAGTGAAATGTGCAACTGATGATGAGGTGTTGAAAGTTGACAGATCTTTGCTTTAAGGAGTTATAAGGTCAAAAGGTCAGGATGCTGCAAACAGTTACtgcaaaataattattaatattaaaactattatGATATAAAAGTGCTCTACTTGATGGAGACTGTTCCCAGCAGTTTAAgcagtttattatatattattatattatgtttattgtaatgATCTACCTGGGGTCCTAGAAACTGCAGGACTATATCCGGGATTATTTTTGCTACTTTTTACACAGCACTGCCACAATTAGACGTCTCTGGAATCATAATGTAAcgttaataatataatatgcagTCGGGCCGACATTTCTTTGTCTGTAAATTACTTCaagaaataattgttttcatgtGTAGCCCATATAACATAAACATGAACTATTTCCTTATTTGGTGCTTTACAAACACTTTATGGTCGTTCAAATGCAATCTCATTTAGTGGTAAGCGGAAGGATTCAATACTTTTCTGTATATTAGGTTATAAGGtgagaagagaataaaaaaatatttaaagaagtattttattttaaattattagtattatttcaCCACTACAACAGTGGGGTTAAACAATTGTGGAGtaaagagaaatataaataaaacacatagaTTAGGTGTAATATAGTACCCAGCAGAGGTTCTACTGAAGCAGATGAAGGACACGTAGCACACAAAGGGAGCTTCAGTCCCACAGAGAAGAAAGTGAATTTCTTAAAGAACGTCTAACTTCAACACTGATCTCGTCAACTCCTCTAACATGGCAGGTCAGCCAGGTTATGGGATTGGACACATTAGGGATTAAGGATTAAAAAGTGGATTATAAAGGCCCCCCTGTCCCAGGATTTACTATGTGACATATTCATACATGTAGATGTGACTGGtcagactggttaagaaggaAGGGATTTCTTTTCTGAGCTTTAAGCCGGTCCAGCGGTGGACTGGCAGGTTTTAACAACGGAGCTTAGTCCTGCTGGAATGATGAATGACATGAATGATGATCAGGTTGTCAGACTGTGTCGGCAAGTAAAGCTGTCACTTGCCCCTGCTTCCTGAATTACCTTTTTTTGACGTAATAGTTTTCATATTGACTTCACCATTCCAAAGGTCCTTGTATTTTTTGGGGCCCAGGTACACAAAGATTTCGGAAACATCTAGGTATTATTATGCATGACGCTCAGAGAGTGACTTTCACTTTAACTTAATTTCTACATAGTTATTTGATGGCATTCCAAATGATCCTTGGAGGTCCCATGAGTCCTAAACGGGTTCCAGAAGTCACTGACGTACTTGTGGATGTTAAGATCATTCCACAAGACCTACCAGAGTTATAAAGGATGTTTAGGGACCTACAGGGATTGTTGAAATTGTTACAGTAACCAATGAGGAGGGTCTTTAAGAGTTCTCCAGAGGGATTTCACTGGGCTCCAAGAGGTCTTTGAAGGCTTTCCAGGGGTAGGGCCCTGCAAGTATCGAAAGGGTTTTAGGACTTCCTGGTAACCCTGCAAGGGTCATTCTGCAGGTCCCTTAGGGTTGTAG
Encoded here:
- the LOC115027760 gene encoding octapeptide-repeat protein T2-like produces the protein MQRQRAEATGSVQRQRPEATGSVQRQRAEAACRGSMQRQRVACRGNMQRQRAEATGSVQRQRAEATGSVQRQRAEAACRGSMQRQHAEAACRGSMQRQRAEATGSVQRQRAEATGSVQRQRAEAACRGSMQRQRVACRGNMQRQRAVCRGNEQRQRVACRGSVQRQRAEAACRGSMQRQRVACRGNMQRQRAEATGRGNGQRAEAPCRGNMQRAEATSRGNGQHAEAACRGRV